A part of Micromonospora chersina genomic DNA contains:
- a CDS encoding GOLPH3/VPS74 family protein produces the protein MTGVALAEELLLLAYDDETGKATMPRISLDLGMAAAVLVELALAGRIAYADGNLTVLDPTPTGEPIADDVLARIAADTPHTPSSWVQRLRHGLRDRILGDLCGRGVVRDVDETELGFIHVHRYPVADASVEADIRQRLADALTVGQVPDERTAALATLVAVLRMEPALGLTGTAADEAGKRLEEIASGAGFSGTVSLDDSVVRPSVSLVIAALAEAVDAALGKRP, from the coding sequence ATGACTGGTGTTGCGCTCGCCGAAGAGCTGCTGCTCCTCGCTTATGACGACGAAACCGGCAAGGCCACCATGCCGCGGATCAGCCTGGACCTCGGCATGGCCGCCGCGGTGCTTGTCGAGCTGGCCCTGGCCGGGCGGATCGCGTACGCCGACGGGAACCTCACGGTGCTCGACCCGACGCCGACGGGCGAGCCGATCGCCGACGACGTCCTCGCCCGGATCGCCGCCGACACACCGCACACCCCGTCCTCGTGGGTGCAGCGGCTGCGGCACGGCCTGCGGGACCGGATCCTCGGCGACCTCTGCGGCCGGGGCGTGGTGCGGGACGTCGACGAGACGGAGCTGGGCTTCATCCACGTGCACCGCTACCCGGTCGCGGACGCCTCGGTGGAGGCCGACATCCGGCAGCGGCTGGCCGACGCGCTGACCGTCGGGCAGGTCCCCGACGAGCGGACCGCCGCGCTCGCCACCCTTGTCGCGGTGCTGCGGATGGAGCCGGCGCTGGGCCTGACCGGCACGGCGGCCGACGAGGCGGGAAAGCGCCTGGAGGAGATCGCCAGCGGCGCCGGCTTCTCCGGCACGGTGAGCCTGGACGACAGCGTCGTCCGCCCCTCGGTGAGCCTGGTGATAGCCGCCCTGGCGGAAGCGGTGGACGCCGCCCTGGGCAAGCGCCCTTAA
- the upp gene encoding uracil phosphoribosyltransferase: MDVHVIDHPLAQARLTAMRDARTDSASFRAALHELTTMLVYEAARSFPVEKYSIQTPVTATEGTRLANPPLLVPVLRAGLGMADAALGLLPESSMGFVGLARDEETYEPRAYMESLPRDLRGLPVLVLDPMLATGGSLEHSCRLLADRGCTDITVLCVLAAPAGIERLERSGLPLRLVTASIDEGLNDRMFIVPGLGDAGDRQFGGMPRF, translated from the coding sequence GTGGACGTACACGTCATTGACCACCCGCTCGCCCAGGCGCGGCTGACCGCCATGCGGGACGCCCGGACCGACTCCGCGTCGTTCCGGGCCGCGCTGCACGAACTCACCACCATGCTGGTGTACGAGGCCGCGCGCTCGTTCCCCGTCGAGAAGTACTCGATCCAGACCCCGGTCACCGCCACCGAGGGCACCCGGCTGGCGAACCCGCCGCTGCTGGTGCCGGTGCTGCGGGCCGGTCTCGGCATGGCCGACGCCGCGCTCGGCCTCCTGCCCGAGTCGTCGATGGGCTTCGTCGGCCTGGCCCGCGACGAGGAGACGTACGAGCCGCGCGCGTACATGGAGTCGCTGCCCCGGGACCTGAGAGGCCTGCCGGTGCTGGTGCTCGACCCGATGCTGGCCACCGGCGGCTCGCTGGAGCACTCCTGCCGGCTGCTCGCCGACCGCGGCTGCACCGACATCACGGTGCTCTGCGTGCTCGCCGCGCCGGCCGGCATCGAGCGGCTGGAGCGGTCCGGGCTGCCGTTGCGCCTGGTCACCGCCTCGATCGACGAGGGCCTCAACGACCGGATGTTCATCGTCCCGGGCCTCGGCGACGCCGGGGACCGCCAGTTCGGCGGCATGCCCCGCTTCTGA
- the deoC gene encoding deoxyribose-phosphate aldolase, which yields MTATATSARSELSELGRSETALRTFLHGLPGVDQVGAEQRAAQLGTRSIKTTAKAEAIDLAIRMVDLTTLEGADTPGKVRALAAKALRPDPADPSCPHVGAVCVYPAMVPYVAEVLRGSGVHLASVATAFPSGQAPLEIKLADTRAAVEAGADEIDMVINRGAFLSGRYKEVYDEIVATKEACGDAHLKVILETGELATYDNVRRASWLAMLAGGDFIKTSTGKVPVAATPPVTLVMLEAVRDFRAATGRQVGVKPAGGIKTTKDAIKYLVMVNETVGPDWLDPDWFRFGASSLLNDLLMQRTKLTTGVYAGPDYFTLD from the coding sequence ATGACGGCGACAGCGACGTCGGCCCGGTCGGAGCTCTCCGAGCTGGGACGATCCGAGACCGCTCTGCGGACCTTCCTGCACGGCCTGCCCGGCGTGGACCAGGTCGGCGCGGAGCAGCGGGCGGCACAGCTCGGCACCCGCTCCATCAAGACCACCGCCAAGGCGGAGGCCATCGACCTGGCGATCCGGATGGTCGACCTGACCACCCTGGAAGGGGCCGACACCCCCGGCAAGGTGCGGGCGCTCGCCGCGAAGGCACTGCGCCCCGACCCGGCCGACCCGTCCTGCCCGCACGTCGGCGCGGTCTGCGTCTACCCGGCGATGGTCCCGTACGTGGCCGAGGTGCTGCGCGGGTCCGGCGTGCACCTGGCCAGCGTGGCGACCGCCTTCCCGTCCGGCCAGGCGCCGCTGGAGATCAAGCTCGCCGACACCCGGGCGGCCGTCGAGGCCGGCGCGGACGAGATCGACATGGTGATCAACCGGGGCGCCTTCCTGTCCGGCCGCTACAAGGAGGTCTACGACGAGATCGTGGCCACCAAGGAGGCCTGCGGGGACGCCCACCTCAAGGTGATCCTGGAGACCGGCGAGCTGGCCACCTACGACAACGTGCGCCGCGCCTCCTGGCTGGCCATGCTGGCCGGCGGCGACTTCATCAAGACCTCCACCGGCAAGGTCCCGGTCGCGGCCACCCCGCCGGTGACCCTCGTGATGCTGGAGGCGGTCCGCGACTTCCGCGCCGCCACCGGGCGGCAGGTCGGCGTGAAGCCGGCCGGCGGCATCAAGACCACCAAGGACGCGATCAAGTACCTGGTCATGGTCAACGAGACCGTCGGCCCCGACTGGCTGGACCCGGACTGGTTCCGGTTCGGCGCGTCGAGCCTCCTGAACGACCTGCTCATGCAGCGCACCAAGCTGACGACCGGCGTCTACGCCGGCCCCGACTACTTCACCCTGGACTGA
- a CDS encoding aldehyde dehydrogenase family protein gives MFEYAPAPESRSVVDIKPSYGLFVDGKFVDPTDGGSFKSINPASEEVLAEIAEAGSQDVDLAVRAAREAYEKVWGPMPGRDRAKYLFRIARIIQERSRELAVLESLDNGKPIKESRDVDLPLVAAHFFYYAGWADKLEHAGFGPNPRSLGVAAQVIPWNFPLLMLAWKIAPALAAGNTVVLKPAETTPLTALLFAEICQQADLPAGVVNIVTGAGETGRALVEHPGVDKVAFTGSTEVGKAIARAVAGTRKKLTLELGGKAANIVFDDAPVDQAVEGIVNGIFFNQGHVCCAGSRLLVQESVADRVLESLKRRMAQLRVGDPLDKNTDIGAINSAAQLARIRELSEAGAAEGAERWSPPCELPDRGFWFAPTIFTGVTQAHRIAREEIFGPVLSVLTFRTPAEAVEKANNTPYGLSAGIWTDKGSRILWMADRLRAGVVWANTFNKFDPTSPFGGYKESGYGREGGRHGLEAYLNV, from the coding sequence ATGTTCGAATACGCACCCGCCCCCGAGTCGCGCTCGGTGGTGGACATCAAGCCCTCGTACGGGCTCTTCGTCGACGGCAAGTTCGTCGACCCGACCGACGGCGGCAGCTTCAAGTCGATCAACCCGGCCTCGGAGGAGGTGCTGGCCGAGATCGCCGAGGCCGGCAGCCAGGACGTCGACCTCGCCGTCCGCGCCGCCCGCGAGGCGTACGAGAAGGTCTGGGGTCCGATGCCGGGCCGGGACCGGGCCAAGTACCTGTTCCGGATCGCCCGGATCATCCAGGAGCGCTCCCGCGAGCTGGCCGTGCTGGAGTCGCTGGACAACGGCAAGCCGATCAAGGAGTCGCGCGACGTCGACCTGCCCCTGGTCGCCGCCCACTTCTTCTACTACGCCGGCTGGGCGGACAAGCTGGAGCACGCCGGCTTCGGTCCGAACCCCCGGTCGCTCGGCGTGGCCGCACAGGTCATCCCGTGGAACTTCCCGCTGCTCATGCTGGCCTGGAAGATCGCGCCGGCACTGGCGGCCGGCAACACGGTCGTGCTCAAGCCGGCCGAGACCACCCCGCTGACCGCGCTGCTCTTCGCCGAGATCTGCCAGCAGGCCGACCTGCCGGCCGGCGTGGTCAACATCGTCACCGGCGCCGGCGAGACCGGCCGGGCGCTGGTCGAGCACCCGGGCGTGGACAAGGTCGCCTTCACCGGCTCCACCGAGGTGGGCAAGGCCATCGCCCGGGCCGTCGCCGGCACCCGCAAGAAGCTCACCCTGGAGCTGGGCGGCAAGGCCGCCAACATCGTCTTCGACGACGCCCCTGTCGACCAGGCCGTCGAGGGCATCGTCAACGGCATCTTCTTCAACCAGGGGCACGTCTGCTGCGCCGGCTCCCGGCTGCTGGTCCAGGAGTCGGTCGCCGACCGGGTGCTGGAGTCGCTGAAGCGCCGGATGGCGCAGCTCCGGGTCGGTGACCCGCTGGACAAGAACACCGACATCGGCGCGATCAACTCGGCAGCGCAGCTGGCCCGGATCCGGGAGCTGTCGGAGGCCGGCGCCGCCGAGGGCGCCGAGCGCTGGTCGCCGCCGTGCGAGCTGCCGGACCGCGGCTTCTGGTTCGCGCCGACGATCTTCACCGGGGTCACCCAGGCGCACCGGATCGCCCGCGAGGAGATCTTCGGCCCGGTGCTGTCCGTGCTGACCTTCCGCACCCCGGCCGAGGCCGTGGAGAAGGCCAACAACACGCCGTACGGGCTGTCGGCCGGGATCTGGACCGACAAGGGCTCCCGGATCCTGTGGATGGCCGACCGGCTGCGCGCCGGCGTGGTCTGGGCCAACACGTTCAACAAGTTCGACCCCACCTCGCCGTTCGGCGGCTACAAGGAGTCGGGCTACGGTCGCGAGGGCGGCCGGCACGGGCTGGAGGCGTACCTCAATGTCTGA
- a CDS encoding aldehyde dehydrogenase family protein has product MSERVAVRKTYKLFIGGKFPRSESGRSYLVQDSNVSLASRKDARDAVVAARAAVKGWAGATAYNRGQILYRVAEMLEGRRDQFVALGASVDEVDAAIDRWVWYAGWADKLPQVYGGANPVAGPYFNLSAPEPTGVVAVVAPESPALLGLVSVIAPAIVTGNTVVVAASPSAPLAAVTLAEVLATSDLPGGVVNILTGRLSETVPTLAAHMDVNAIDLTGVADADLAAELEVKAAENLKRVLRPAPADHDWSADPGLARMTTLLETKTVWHPKGV; this is encoded by the coding sequence ATGTCTGAGCGGGTCGCGGTACGCAAGACGTACAAGCTCTTCATCGGCGGGAAGTTCCCGCGCAGCGAGTCGGGACGGTCGTATCTCGTGCAGGACTCCAACGTGTCGCTGGCCTCCCGCAAGGACGCGCGGGACGCGGTGGTCGCCGCCCGGGCCGCCGTGAAGGGCTGGGCCGGGGCGACCGCGTACAACCGCGGTCAGATCCTCTACCGGGTCGCCGAGATGCTGGAGGGCCGGCGGGACCAGTTCGTCGCCCTCGGCGCCTCCGTCGACGAGGTCGACGCGGCCATCGACCGCTGGGTCTGGTACGCCGGCTGGGCCGACAAGCTCCCCCAGGTGTACGGCGGGGCGAACCCGGTGGCCGGGCCGTACTTCAACCTTTCCGCGCCGGAGCCGACCGGTGTGGTGGCCGTGGTGGCCCCGGAGTCGCCGGCGCTGCTCGGCCTGGTCAGCGTGATCGCCCCGGCGATCGTCACGGGCAACACCGTGGTGGTGGCCGCCTCCCCGTCGGCGCCGCTCGCGGCGGTGACACTGGCCGAGGTGCTGGCCACCTCCGACCTACCGGGCGGGGTGGTGAACATCCTCACCGGCCGGCTGTCGGAGACCGTGCCGACGCTGGCCGCGCACATGGACGTCAACGCCATCGACCTGACCGGCGTCGCCGACGCCGACCTGGCCGCCGAACTGGAGGTCAAGGCCGCGGAGAACCTGAAGCGGGTGCTCCGGCCGGCCCCGGCCGACCACGACTGGTCCGCCGACCCGGGCCTCGCCCGGATGACCACGCTCCTGGAGACCAAGACGGTCTGGCACCCGAAGGGCGTCTGA
- a CDS encoding BlaI/MecI/CopY family transcriptional regulator, with translation MTRLGDLERAVMDVLWDSVPATSDGVTVREVADALDGRELAYTTVMTVLDRLAGKGMVQREREGRAWRYRPAATREAHIAQLMLDALDLGGSRDAALVRFARSVTGTEAEVLRAALGAEAGLAGSGPAESGLTDRVEDPRAGGPALDEATDR, from the coding sequence GTGACTCGGCTGGGTGATCTCGAACGTGCGGTGATGGACGTGCTGTGGGACTCGGTGCCCGCCACGTCGGACGGCGTGACCGTGCGCGAGGTCGCCGACGCCCTCGACGGGCGTGAGCTGGCCTACACGACGGTGATGACAGTGCTCGACCGGCTCGCCGGCAAGGGCATGGTGCAGCGCGAGCGGGAGGGGCGGGCCTGGCGTTACCGGCCGGCCGCCACCCGGGAGGCGCACATCGCCCAGCTCATGCTCGACGCCCTCGACCTCGGCGGCAGCCGGGACGCCGCGCTGGTGCGCTTCGCCCGCTCGGTGACCGGCACCGAGGCGGAGGTGCTGCGCGCGGCGCTCGGCGCCGAGGCGGGCCTGGCCGGCTCCGGGCCGGCCGAGTCCGGGCTGACCGACCGGGTCGAGGACCCGCGGGCCGGCGGCCCGGCGCTCGACGAGGCGACGGACCGGTAG
- a CDS encoding M56 family metallopeptidase, which translates to MAYALHFAATILACWLTAQVLATARWTWRAPRVAIVCWQAVGLALGLSAMGLPMALGLAAYDLPTGSALLTLADDLAHGTLPGGLGAPHLGLVGVGFGIGAVLLTTTVRSIHGTVRAQRRHRELLSLVARRDPTVPGALVLDHPSAAAYCLPGVKPRVVVSAGTLSLLDRAELAAVLTHERAHAQERHDLVLLPFTALCRALPWFRWVRDAHERVALLVEMRADDKARELHAEEPLAGALRRFAAAGHRVTPAGTLGLGDRDLDARVQRLMVPDRPPRVLGATALSVATLLVTLPISLFLS; encoded by the coding sequence GTGGCGTACGCCCTGCACTTCGCCGCGACCATCCTGGCCTGCTGGCTGACCGCGCAGGTCCTCGCGACCGCGCGGTGGACCTGGCGGGCCCCGCGGGTGGCGATCGTCTGCTGGCAGGCCGTCGGGCTGGCGCTCGGCCTCTCCGCCATGGGGCTGCCCATGGCGCTCGGCCTCGCCGCGTACGACCTGCCGACCGGGAGCGCGCTGCTGACGCTCGCCGACGACCTGGCCCACGGAACACTGCCGGGCGGGCTGGGCGCGCCGCACCTGGGCCTCGTCGGGGTCGGTTTCGGCATCGGCGCGGTGCTGCTGACCACGACGGTACGCAGCATCCACGGCACCGTACGCGCCCAGCGCCGGCACCGGGAGCTGCTCAGCCTGGTCGCCCGGCGGGACCCGACGGTGCCCGGGGCGCTGGTGCTCGACCACCCGAGCGCGGCCGCCTACTGCCTGCCCGGGGTGAAGCCCCGCGTGGTGGTCAGCGCCGGCACGCTGAGCCTGCTCGACCGGGCCGAACTGGCGGCGGTGCTCACCCACGAGCGGGCGCACGCGCAGGAGCGGCACGACCTCGTGCTGCTGCCGTTCACCGCGCTCTGCCGGGCGCTGCCCTGGTTCCGCTGGGTGCGGGACGCCCACGAGCGGGTGGCCCTGCTGGTCGAGATGCGCGCCGACGACAAGGCCCGCGAGCTGCACGCCGAGGAGCCCCTGGCCGGGGCGCTGCGCCGGTTCGCCGCCGCCGGGCACCGGGTGACCCCGGCCGGCACGCTCGGTCTCGGTGACCGCGACCTCGACGCGCGGGTGCAGCGGCTCATGGTCCCGGACCGGCCGCCGCGGGTGCTCGGCGCCACCGCGCTCTCCGTCGCGACCCTGCTCGTCACCCTCCCGATCTCCCTCTTCCTGAGCTGA
- a CDS encoding cytochrome ubiquinol oxidase subunit I: MDPLLIARLQFATTTSIHFLFVVVTLGLVTLLVGLQTAGFVTGKPVYERLTRFWGQLYVINYVLGIATGIVMEFQFGLNWSGLSRYVGNVFGAPLAIETLVAFFLESTFLGMWIFGWHRLRRGVHLALLWGVAITAYASAFWIMVANAWLQHPVGYEVRDGVAHLTDFGALLTNPTFGFAFGHVVSAGLVTGGILMAAVSAWHLLRRTPDFLLFRKSLRLGLVTAALAVTALQGFGFAQFGPVGELQPTKFGGGPDRDALVAEWTARFGPGDYTPPVLSNVGLGFMILIGFTLGCVWLLLPLLWRDWIIRWKFPLWLVLLGVPLPFVAVLLGWIAREVGRQPWVAYGLLPTGQAVSPVSAGLMLTSLIAFTLLLGTLAVTNWVLLARHAARGAHDPALGRPPAPDTDHHPDPVFA, encoded by the coding sequence ATGGATCCCCTGCTCATCGCCCGCCTGCAGTTCGCCACCACCACGTCGATCCACTTCCTCTTCGTGGTGGTCACGCTCGGCCTGGTCACCCTGCTGGTCGGCCTCCAGACCGCCGGCTTCGTCACCGGCAAGCCCGTGTACGAGCGGCTGACCCGCTTCTGGGGCCAGCTCTACGTGATCAACTACGTGCTCGGCATCGCCACGGGCATCGTGATGGAGTTCCAGTTCGGGCTGAACTGGAGCGGCCTGTCGCGCTACGTGGGCAACGTGTTCGGGGCGCCGCTGGCCATCGAGACGCTTGTCGCCTTCTTCCTGGAGTCCACGTTCCTCGGCATGTGGATCTTCGGCTGGCACCGGCTGCGGCGCGGCGTCCACCTGGCCCTGCTCTGGGGCGTCGCGATCACCGCGTACGCCTCCGCGTTCTGGATCATGGTGGCCAACGCCTGGCTCCAGCACCCGGTCGGCTACGAGGTCCGCGACGGCGTCGCCCACCTCACCGACTTCGGCGCGCTGCTCACCAACCCCACCTTCGGCTTCGCCTTCGGCCACGTGGTCTCGGCCGGCCTGGTCACCGGCGGGATCCTGATGGCCGCGGTCAGCGCCTGGCACCTGCTCCGGCGTACCCCCGACTTCCTGCTCTTCCGGAAGTCGCTGCGGCTCGGCCTGGTCACCGCGGCGCTCGCCGTGACCGCGCTCCAGGGCTTCGGCTTCGCGCAGTTCGGCCCGGTCGGGGAACTCCAGCCGACCAAGTTCGGCGGCGGGCCCGACCGCGACGCGCTGGTCGCCGAGTGGACGGCGCGGTTCGGCCCGGGCGACTACACCCCGCCCGTGCTGTCCAACGTCGGCCTCGGCTTCATGATCCTCATCGGCTTCACCCTGGGCTGCGTCTGGCTCCTGCTGCCGCTGCTCTGGCGGGACTGGATCATCCGGTGGAAGTTCCCGCTCTGGCTGGTGCTGCTCGGCGTGCCGCTGCCCTTCGTCGCGGTGCTCCTCGGCTGGATCGCCCGGGAGGTGGGCCGGCAGCCCTGGGTCGCGTACGGGCTGCTGCCGACCGGGCAGGCCGTCTCGCCGGTGAGCGCCGGGCTGATGCTCACCTCGCTGATCGCCTTCACGCTGCTGCTCGGCACCCTCGCCGTCACCAACTGGGTGCTGCTGGCCCGGCACGCCGCCCGGGGCGCGCACGATCCCGCCCTCGGCCGGCCGCCCGCGCCGGACACCGACCACCACCCCGACCCCGTGTTCGCCTGA
- a CDS encoding cytochrome d ubiquinol oxidase subunit II, which produces MELAWYALLGLFFAAYLVLGGYDYGVGLLLARGATPEARRAALNAVGPFFLGNEVWLVAAVGILFGAFPTLEGELLSGCYPAVLGALAGVVLVTAGVQLRSRPRSAAARAGWDRVVVAGSVLAALGWGALLGALLQGVPLSGDGHAAGVGHLLTPFVAAAALALLALVAVHGATFLTLRLPAADLPIVARLARGLVPVALTAVATATVLGLLSDRVRAAVARPAVAVLLPLALVAALLAARAALRRGRAGLAFAATSVALALPVPLVGAALWPRVLVSTADAAGPQLADPAALTVADAAASGPTLALLGWLALPLVPALLGFQAMCWWVFRGRTDGRAPVYW; this is translated from the coding sequence GTGGAACTCGCCTGGTACGCCCTGCTCGGCCTCTTCTTCGCCGCCTACCTCGTGCTCGGCGGCTACGACTACGGCGTCGGGCTGCTGCTGGCCCGGGGCGCGACACCCGAGGCCCGCCGGGCCGCGCTGAACGCGGTCGGGCCGTTCTTCCTCGGCAACGAGGTCTGGCTGGTGGCGGCGGTAGGCATCCTGTTCGGGGCCTTCCCCACCCTGGAGGGTGAACTGCTCTCCGGCTGCTACCCGGCCGTGCTCGGCGCGCTGGCCGGGGTGGTGCTCGTGACGGCCGGGGTGCAGCTACGCAGCCGGCCGCGTTCCGCCGCCGCCCGGGCCGGCTGGGACCGGGTGGTGGTGGCCGGCAGCGTCCTCGCCGCGCTCGGCTGGGGCGCGCTGCTCGGCGCGCTGCTCCAGGGCGTGCCGCTGTCCGGCGACGGGCACGCGGCCGGGGTCGGCCACCTGCTCACCCCGTTCGTGGCCGCCGCCGCGCTGGCGCTGCTCGCGCTGGTCGCCGTGCACGGTGCGACCTTCCTCACGCTCCGGCTGCCGGCCGCCGACCTGCCGATAGTCGCCCGCCTGGCCCGCGGCCTGGTGCCGGTCGCGCTCACCGCGGTCGCCACCGCCACCGTCCTGGGCCTGCTCTCCGACCGGGTACGCGCCGCCGTGGCGCGCCCGGCGGTCGCCGTACTCCTGCCGTTGGCGCTGGTGGCGGCGCTGCTCGCGGCCCGCGCGGCGCTGCGCCGGGGCCGGGCCGGCCTGGCCTTCGCGGCGACAAGCGTGGCGCTGGCCCTGCCGGTCCCGCTGGTCGGCGCGGCGCTCTGGCCCCGGGTGCTGGTCTCCACGGCCGACGCGGCAGGGCCGCAGCTGGCCGACCCGGCCGCGCTGACCGTGGCCGACGCGGCCGCCAGCGGGCCGACCCTGGCGCTGCTGGGCTGGCTGGCGCTGCCGCTCGTGCCGGCCCTACTAGGCTTTCAGGCGATGTGCTGGTGGGTGTTCCGGGGACGGACCGACGGCAGGGCACCGGTGTACTGGTGA
- the cydD gene encoding thiol reductant ABC exporter subunit CydD, with the protein MNRRPFDPRLLRRVPAARRDLAVLAVLGGLTALLVVAQATALATLLATAIDGRLHRPALAGLLAAVAARALVSWAQGTVAARAAATVKAALRADLLRAVGRHGPTWVAGRRAGQLATLAGRGLDALDPYFTGYLPQLVLSVTVPLAVLARIVLADWSSALIIALTIPLIPIFGALLGWQAQAATERQWRRLSLLGGHFLDMVAGLPTLRAFGRARAQVDVVRRMADGHRQATMRTLRIAFLSALVLELVATLSVALVAVPVGIRLLGGGITLSTALLVLLLTPEAYLPLRAAGSRFHASMEGLTALDEALTLSATPETAGPEGARPAPEGRGEIRFEGVTVAYERTTALRDVTLTIRPGERVAVIGPSGAGKSTLLHLLLGFVTPTAGRVTVDGVDLAGVDLDAWRRELAWVPQRAHLFAGSLADNIRLGAPDTPDAALAGAVTDAALDEVVAALPDGLGTTLGERGHGLSSGQRQRVALARAFLRDAPLVLLDEPTARLDSASEAVVLAATRRLVAGRTALLVAHRPALLEDADRILRVEDGRVTELSRVPAGKVTP; encoded by the coding sequence GTGAACCGCCGCCCGTTCGACCCGCGTCTGCTGCGCCGGGTCCCCGCGGCCCGGCGCGACCTCGCCGTGCTCGCGGTTCTCGGCGGGCTGACCGCGCTGCTGGTGGTCGCGCAGGCGACCGCGCTGGCCACCCTGCTGGCCACCGCGATCGACGGGCGGCTGCACCGGCCGGCGCTGGCCGGTCTCCTGGCGGCCGTCGCCGCCCGGGCGCTGGTGAGCTGGGCGCAGGGCACGGTGGCGGCCCGGGCCGCGGCGACGGTCAAGGCGGCGCTCCGCGCCGACCTGCTGCGCGCGGTCGGCCGGCACGGCCCCACCTGGGTCGCCGGCCGGCGCGCCGGGCAGCTCGCCACCCTCGCCGGGCGCGGGCTGGACGCGCTCGACCCCTACTTCACCGGCTATTTGCCGCAGCTCGTGCTGAGCGTGACCGTGCCGCTGGCCGTGCTGGCCCGGATCGTGCTCGCCGACTGGAGCTCGGCGCTGATCATCGCGCTGACCATCCCGCTCATCCCGATCTTCGGTGCGCTGCTCGGCTGGCAGGCGCAGGCCGCCACCGAGCGGCAGTGGCGGCGGCTGTCGCTGCTCGGCGGCCACTTCCTCGACATGGTGGCCGGGCTGCCCACGCTGCGCGCGTTCGGCCGGGCCCGGGCCCAGGTCGACGTCGTACGCCGGATGGCCGACGGGCACCGCCAGGCCACCATGAGGACCCTGCGGATCGCCTTCCTGTCGGCGCTGGTCCTCGAACTGGTCGCCACCCTCTCGGTGGCGCTGGTCGCCGTACCGGTCGGCATCCGGCTGCTCGGTGGCGGGATCACGCTGTCCACCGCGCTGCTGGTGCTGCTGCTCACCCCGGAGGCCTACCTGCCGCTGCGGGCGGCCGGCAGCCGGTTCCACGCCAGCATGGAGGGCCTGACCGCGCTGGACGAGGCGCTCACCCTCTCCGCGACCCCCGAGACGGCCGGCCCCGAAGGCGCCCGACCGGCGCCCGAGGGCCGGGGCGAGATCCGCTTCGAGGGCGTGACCGTCGCGTACGAGCGGACCACCGCGCTGCGGGACGTCACGCTCACCATCCGCCCCGGCGAGCGGGTCGCCGTCATCGGGCCCAGCGGCGCGGGCAAGAGCACCCTGCTCCACCTGCTGCTCGGCTTCGTCACCCCGACCGCCGGCCGGGTCACCGTCGACGGGGTGGACCTCGCCGGGGTCGACCTCGACGCGTGGCGGCGCGAGCTGGCCTGGGTGCCGCAGCGCGCCCACCTGTTCGCCGGCTCCCTCGCCGACAACATCCGCCTCGGCGCCCCCGACACCCCGGACGCCGCACTGGCCGGCGCGGTCACCGACGCCGCGCTGGACGAGGTGGTCGCCGCGCTGCCCGACGGGCTCGGCACCACGCTGGGCGAGCGCGGGCACGGCCTGTCCAGCGGGCAACGGCAGCGGGTCGCGCTGGCCCGGGCGTTCCTCCGGGACGCCCCGCTGGTGCTCCTCGACGAGCCCACCGCCCGGCTCGACAGCGCCAGCGAGGCGGTCGTGCTGGCGGCCACCCGGCGGCTGGTCGCCGGGCGTACCGCCCTGCTGGTCGCGCACCGGCCCGCGCTGCTGGAGGACGCCGACCGCATCCTCCGCGTCGAGGACGGCCGGGTCACCGAGCTGAGCCGGGTGCCGGCCGGGAAGGTCACGCCATGA
- a CDS encoding permease prefix domain 1-containing protein, with protein MRGHEDIRVDERLRELAGQLHGPARLKADLLTEARHALEDAVEAYREGGLPAAEAERRAVAEFGTPAQLAPGYQAELAAGALRGLALRALAVAVVLMAGGDLTWRGASWTEGPRPPAAYLLLSSAVNGVWAVVAALAVAGLLLGLLAARHATTRLSRLARAVGFGLTGGLVVGAATGVALFGWSVHLWDAALTWPPMIIGAVVVGAAWFALARAARYWLLSSRGAHVAA; from the coding sequence ATGCGGGGGCACGAGGACATCCGCGTCGACGAGCGGCTGCGCGAGCTGGCCGGGCAGCTGCACGGGCCGGCCCGGCTCAAGGCGGACCTGCTGACCGAGGCGCGGCACGCGCTGGAGGACGCCGTCGAGGCGTACCGGGAGGGGGGCCTGCCGGCCGCGGAGGCGGAACGGCGGGCGGTGGCCGAGTTCGGCACCCCGGCCCAGCTCGCTCCCGGCTACCAGGCCGAGCTGGCCGCCGGGGCGCTGCGCGGGCTGGCGCTGCGGGCGCTGGCCGTGGCGGTGGTGCTGATGGCCGGCGGCGACCTGACCTGGCGCGGGGCGAGCTGGACCGAGGGGCCGCGCCCGCCCGCGGCCTACCTGCTCCTCTCCTCCGCCGTCAACGGCGTCTGGGCGGTCGTCGCCGCGCTGGCGGTGGCCGGGCTGCTGCTCGGCCTGCTCGCCGCCCGGCACGCCACGACCCGGCTGTCCCGGCTGGCCCGGGCCGTGGGCTTCGGCCTGACCGGCGGGCTGGTGGTCGGCGCGGCGACCGGCGTGGCGCTGTTCGGCTGGTCGGTCCACCTCTGGGACGCGGCGCTGACCTGGCCCCCGATGATCATCGGCGCGGTGGTGGTCGGCGCCGCGTGGTTCGCGCTGGCCCGGGCCGCCCGCTACTGGCTGCTGAGCAGCCGCGGCGCCCACGTCGCGGCCTGA